A genomic region of Methanothermobacter thermautotrophicus str. Delta H contains the following coding sequences:
- a CDS encoding sensor histidine kinase produces MLRILLVRDTEADVSDLLEKLSSAGVEVTVADKIERAAEADTVLIYTTPARVSRWASCDIRVPFMYLLDFDENVVVTCPHGCLEKPPGTEEIKACMDFIIRRLVLEEERYRELFENINTCVAVYEAVDDGEDFLFTDFNRAAEETERIKREDVLGKRVTEVFPGVEEFGLLDVLRRVYRTGNPEHYPLTEYRDERISGWRENFVYRLPSGEVVAVYEDRAKEKQLQEELEEKEKLYRTIFENTGAATTIVDEDTTIILANREFERLSGYSGDEIEGKKSWTEFVVDEDLERMMEYHKIRRRDPRLAPRRYTFRFQNRHGEVRHMQMIVGMIPGTAKSVTSMVDITEIKEAEENLRRSLSEKELLLREVHHRVKNNLQIISSLLNLQSLGTEGKEVRDVLMESQGRIKVMAMIHEHLYRSESLASINFRDYVERLVEDIIISHGSSIRKVIEVDDIKPDIDTAIPLGLIINELVTNSVKYAFPDGTGSVTVRIRSHDDDVSLVVADDGVGLPEDIEPENTDTLGLSLVSILTEQLDGTLTIRRDHGTEFRISFPV; encoded by the coding sequence ATGCTCAGGATCCTTCTCGTAAGGGACACTGAAGCCGATGTGTCTGATCTCCTGGAGAAGCTCAGCTCCGCCGGAGTTGAGGTGACCGTCGCCGACAAAATTGAAAGAGCCGCCGAGGCCGACACGGTACTGATATACACAACCCCTGCTAGGGTCAGCCGATGGGCTTCATGCGACATCAGGGTACCATTCATGTACCTCCTGGACTTTGATGAGAACGTTGTTGTAACCTGCCCCCATGGATGCCTTGAAAAGCCACCTGGAACAGAGGAAATTAAGGCGTGTATGGATTTTATCATCAGGAGACTTGTTCTGGAGGAGGAACGCTACAGAGAACTCTTTGAGAATATCAATACCTGTGTCGCAGTCTATGAGGCCGTGGATGATGGTGAGGATTTCCTATTCACTGACTTCAACAGGGCCGCTGAGGAGACTGAGAGGATTAAGAGGGAGGATGTCCTTGGAAAAAGGGTGACTGAGGTGTTTCCCGGTGTGGAGGAGTTCGGACTCCTTGATGTCCTCAGGAGAGTATACAGGACGGGAAATCCTGAGCACTACCCCCTCACAGAGTACCGGGACGAGAGAATAAGTGGCTGGAGGGAAAACTTCGTGTACAGATTACCCTCAGGTGAGGTGGTGGCGGTTTATGAGGACCGCGCAAAGGAAAAACAGCTTCAAGAGGAACTCGAGGAGAAGGAAAAACTCTACAGGACCATATTCGAGAACACCGGGGCTGCGACCACCATAGTGGATGAGGACACCACCATAATCCTTGCCAACAGAGAATTTGAGAGACTGAGCGGCTACTCAGGGGATGAGATAGAGGGGAAAAAGAGCTGGACCGAGTTCGTGGTGGACGAGGACCTTGAAAGGATGATGGAGTATCATAAAATCCGAAGGAGGGATCCGCGCCTCGCACCTAGAAGGTACACCTTCAGATTTCAAAACCGGCACGGTGAAGTCAGGCACATGCAGATGATAGTGGGCATGATCCCGGGCACCGCGAAAAGCGTGACCTCCATGGTGGATATCACGGAAATCAAGGAGGCTGAGGAGAATCTCCGGAGATCCCTCAGTGAGAAGGAACTCCTCTTAAGGGAGGTGCACCACCGGGTCAAGAACAACCTCCAGATAATATCAAGTCTCCTGAACCTCCAGAGCCTTGGAACAGAGGGTAAAGAGGTCCGCGATGTGCTGATGGAAAGCCAGGGACGCATAAAGGTGATGGCAATGATACATGAGCACCTCTATCGTTCAGAATCCCTTGCCAGCATCAACTTCAGGGACTATGTAGAGAGGCTGGTGGAGGATATAATCATCTCCCATGGGAGCAGCATAAGGAAGGTTATTGAAGTTGATGACATAAAACCAGATATTGACACTGCGATACCCCTTGGCCTCATAATAAATGAGCTTGTGACAAACAGTGTCAAGTACGCCTTCCCTGATGGGACCGGCAGTGTGACGGTGAGGATCAGATCCCATGATGATGATGTTTCGCTGGTGGTTGCTGATGATGGTGTTGGTTTACCTGAGGATATTGAGCCTGAGAACACTGATACCCTGGGTCTCAGCCTGGTGAGTATACTCACCGAGCAGCTGGATGGAACCCTCACCATCAGACGGGATCATGGCACTGAGTTCAGGATAAGCTTCCCTGTGTAA
- the csx16 gene encoding CRISPR-associated protein Csx16: MCNEMDNGRIYIITRHQSTVHWILAKLNGKGLDRDVFVTGHLSNEMMLRMRKGDIVYGILPIHLIRRLLRKGVEYFHVVLPHVPYELRGKELTLKQVKEFGGQIWKIDDIKCFKV, from the coding sequence ATGTGTAATGAAATGGATAATGGTAGAATATATATTATTACGAGGCACCAGAGTACTGTGCACTGGATACTGGCTAAACTGAATGGTAAGGGCCTTGACCGGGACGTCTTCGTGACTGGTCATCTTAGTAATGAGATGATGCTGAGGATGAGAAAAGGTGATATTGTTTACGGTATTCTCCCTATCCACCTGATCCGGAGGTTACTCCGTAAGGGTGTTGAGTACTTCCATGTGGTTCTCCCTCATGTCCCGTATGAGCTTCGTGGTAAGGAGCTGACTCTGAAACAGGTTAAGGAGTTTGGTGGTCAGATCTGGAAGATTGATGATATTAAATGTTTTAAGGTTTGA
- a CDS encoding zinc-ribbon domain-containing protein has protein sequence MTVRRASEILEWVESGTYSEVIERRTSEKLETAFKCPECGTTLSGDENFCGMCGSKLWGR, from the coding sequence ATGACTGTTAGGAGGGCATCCGAAATTCTTGAATGGGTTGAATCAGGAACATACAGTGAGGTCATAGAGAGACGCACCAGCGAAAAGCTGGAAACAGCTTTTAAATGTCCTGAATGTGGAACAACCCTCAGTGGCGATGAGAACTTCTGTGGAATGTGCGGATCGAAGTTATGGGGCCGATGA
- a CDS encoding DUF169 domain-containing protein: MDYRAMGERFRELLKLENEPVAIKWSVREPQDIRREEGKSRFCKKLEKAMKGEVFYATADEEECMGGARYTGLRDAKEFPASMRSGAFLTAMGVYRDIPAVQRSWRNNLNIEPGIFRALIFAPLGRAEFEPDVIFIICNARQAMEILHANAYDSGSHGLGADSGPICSSMAALPYLTGKVTYGFGDTGSRRHMEIRDEDVMVSIPAGDLPRIVSNLEEMRTRRSFRED; the protein is encoded by the coding sequence ATGGATTACAGAGCGATGGGTGAAAGGTTCAGGGAACTTCTGAAGCTCGAGAATGAACCTGTGGCCATAAAGTGGTCAGTGAGGGAGCCACAGGACATCAGAAGGGAGGAGGGTAAATCAAGGTTCTGCAAGAAGCTTGAGAAGGCCATGAAGGGGGAGGTTTTCTATGCAACTGCAGATGAGGAGGAATGTATGGGGGGTGCAAGGTACACAGGGTTAAGGGACGCGAAAGAGTTTCCAGCCAGTATGAGAAGCGGGGCATTCCTCACAGCCATGGGAGTCTACCGGGACATACCTGCAGTCCAGCGCTCCTGGAGAAACAATCTTAACATTGAACCGGGTATATTCAGGGCCCTGATATTCGCACCACTCGGAAGGGCTGAATTTGAACCGGACGTCATATTCATAATCTGCAATGCCCGGCAGGCCATGGAGATACTCCACGCCAATGCCTACGATTCCGGTTCACACGGACTGGGGGCTGATTCAGGACCCATATGCAGTTCAATGGCTGCACTCCCCTACCTCACAGGCAAGGTGACCTATGGCTTCGGTGACACCGGGTCAAGGAGGCACATGGAGATCAGGGACGAGGACGTCATGGTGAGCATACCCGCAGGCGACCTTCCAAGGATAGTCTCAAACCTCGAGGAGATGAGAACCAGGAGGTCCTTCAGGGAGGATTGA
- a CDS encoding type VII toxin-antitoxin system MntA family adenylyltransferase antitoxin, whose protein sequence is MKDVMEMLRRYFKDKAQVKMAYLFGSMASERGGPLSDIDIGVLLDDDLDRVERSKVKLELISELTSLLKSDRIDLVIMNDAPVNLNYEIIKSRKPLIENKSVKVDFEHYILSRYLDRRYYDRRWVSRYIERRDDSHE, encoded by the coding sequence ATGAAAGATGTCATGGAGATGCTGAGGCGCTACTTTAAAGATAAGGCTCAGGTTAAGATGGCTTACCTGTTCGGTTCGATGGCATCTGAAAGGGGAGGACCTCTAAGTGACATTGACATCGGAGTACTCCTTGATGATGATCTGGATAGGGTTGAAAGGTCCAAGGTGAAACTTGAATTAATATCAGAACTTACATCTCTGCTCAAATCTGACAGGATTGACCTTGTAATAATGAATGATGCTCCTGTAAATCTTAATTATGAAATAATAAAGTCTAGAAAGCCTTTAATTGAAAATAAGTCCGTGAAGGTTGACTTTGAACACTACATACTCTCAAGGTACCTGGATAGAAGATACTATGACAGGAGATGGGTATCCAGGTACATTGAAAGGAGAGACGACAGCCATGAATGA
- a CDS encoding DUF368 domain-containing protein: MGSADVMPGVSGGIIALITGIYERLVHAISSIKFGFIKPLLRGDLAGARESMRDEVDFELFIPLLTGIAFAMLTLSKVILFFITNYVAYTYAFFSGLILASAYIVYQKINGLSVKNLAAGGAGLIFAYLFVGLNPIQANHTLPVIFISGFVAICAMILPGISGAFLLLLLNQYEYMLGVLNRLAIVEIVTFIAGAAIGIMSFSRVLDYLLRNHEAITMSFLVGLMIGTLRLPYNKISMVDTYSIIISAVIAITGFAIVMILESRFDYIDY; the protein is encoded by the coding sequence ATGGGAAGCGCGGATGTGATGCCCGGGGTTTCAGGAGGGATCATAGCACTCATAACAGGTATATATGAGAGGCTGGTGCATGCGATAAGCAGCATAAAATTTGGATTCATAAAGCCACTCCTCAGGGGTGACCTTGCAGGTGCCCGGGAATCCATGAGGGATGAGGTTGACTTTGAACTCTTCATACCACTCCTCACAGGTATAGCATTCGCCATGCTGACGCTGTCCAAGGTCATACTTTTCTTCATAACAAACTACGTAGCATACACCTACGCCTTCTTCTCAGGCCTAATACTTGCATCGGCATACATAGTCTACCAGAAGATCAATGGCCTTTCGGTTAAGAATCTTGCAGCCGGTGGAGCAGGCTTGATATTCGCCTACCTCTTTGTGGGCCTTAACCCTATACAGGCAAACCATACCCTGCCAGTGATCTTCATATCAGGTTTTGTGGCGATATGCGCCATGATACTGCCAGGTATATCAGGAGCCTTTCTTCTCCTTCTCCTGAACCAGTACGAGTACATGCTCGGGGTTCTTAACAGGCTGGCCATAGTTGAAATTGTGACCTTCATTGCAGGTGCGGCCATAGGTATAATGAGCTTCTCGAGGGTCCTCGACTACCTCCTCAGGAACCATGAGGCCATCACCATGTCATTCCTTGTGGGGCTCATGATAGGCACCCTCAGGCTGCCCTACAACAAGATATCAATGGTTGATACCTACTCAATCATAATATCGGCTGTAATAGCCATCACTGGCTTTGCAATCGTTATGATACTTGAGAGCCGCTTTGACTACATTGACTACTGA
- a CDS encoding putative PEP-binding protein has product MQILRGIGAGAGRSSGRVRIIRNLEDARNLEWGEVAVFRKISRDMLPEIRRAGAVIANYGGLTSHAAITLRELGIPCVLGTEVATEVLREGMIVTVDGKTGGIYRGVMDWVKAEDTPGFHETATDVMVNLNFPWLAPKVAEFADGVGSVRIENMVIETGKHPHLLLKEGKLAGVLEKGLREILEAFHPKPVIFRTFDIPVDELTNLRGSFEASERNPFLGMRAITRDLMEPEILMAEFEALGNLLDSGYRNLQLKFPFLRDVDEYVTAVELLEESGITPHRDIVVGASVETPSVALQIDELLAAGADFISLGMSDLTMCSLAVDRRSTRVAGLFNLSHHAVLGLVEDVIGACHEGGVNVYAAGYAATSYMLVRRLVEMGVDGISTSPDKILRMKYFIARIERSLMLRGAGRVE; this is encoded by the coding sequence ATGCAGATTCTGAGGGGTATTGGTGCGGGTGCAGGCAGGAGCAGTGGAAGGGTCCGCATAATAAGGAACCTCGAGGACGCGAGGAACCTTGAATGGGGAGAGGTGGCTGTTTTCAGGAAGATATCCCGGGACATGCTACCGGAGATCCGGAGGGCAGGCGCTGTCATAGCAAACTACGGCGGCCTCACAAGTCACGCCGCGATAACCCTCCGGGAGCTTGGCATACCCTGTGTCCTTGGAACAGAGGTTGCCACTGAGGTCCTCCGTGAAGGTATGATAGTAACTGTTGATGGAAAAACAGGGGGGATCTACCGCGGGGTGATGGACTGGGTGAAGGCTGAGGATACCCCCGGTTTCCATGAGACAGCCACCGATGTCATGGTAAACCTCAACTTTCCCTGGCTGGCACCAAAGGTGGCTGAATTCGCAGACGGTGTCGGCTCAGTAAGGATAGAAAATATGGTGATAGAGACCGGGAAACACCCCCACCTCCTCCTGAAAGAGGGAAAACTGGCAGGAGTCCTTGAGAAGGGGCTCAGGGAGATACTTGAGGCCTTTCACCCTAAACCCGTCATATTCAGGACCTTCGATATCCCTGTTGATGAGCTCACAAATCTCAGGGGCTCCTTCGAAGCCTCTGAGAGGAACCCGTTCCTTGGGATGAGGGCCATAACAAGGGACCTGATGGAACCTGAGATCCTGATGGCTGAATTTGAGGCCCTGGGGAACCTCCTGGATTCTGGTTACAGGAACCTCCAGCTTAAGTTCCCATTTCTCAGGGACGTGGATGAGTACGTGACTGCAGTTGAACTCCTGGAGGAGTCAGGAATCACGCCCCACAGGGATATAGTGGTCGGGGCATCAGTGGAGACACCATCGGTGGCCCTCCAGATTGATGAACTCCTGGCCGCTGGCGCTGATTTCATATCCCTTGGCATGAGTGACCTCACAATGTGCAGCCTTGCAGTTGACCGCAGAAGCACCCGCGTGGCCGGCCTCTTTAACCTCTCACACCATGCAGTGCTTGGACTGGTGGAAGATGTTATAGGCGCCTGTCATGAGGGTGGTGTGAATGTCTACGCCGCTGGATACGCTGCAACCAGCTACATGCTAGTCAGGAGACTTGTTGAGATGGGTGTTGACGGTATATCCACAAGCCCGGATAAGATCCTGAGGATGAAGTACTTCATAGCCAGGATAGAAAGGTCCCTGATGCTCAGGGGCGCTGGAAGGGTGGAATAG
- a CDS encoding type VII toxin-antitoxin system HepT family RNase toxin, producing the protein MNDIERVANRIKIMNSYVEFLKEHRASERELSEDYLLRSAIERNLQLAIESALDTGEIIISMEDLEKPETYRDIIEILEKHRILPHEFAERFSEAAGLRNILVHMYTDVDPAIIAEVLANRLEDFDLYSEYILSFIEARSSRKSE; encoded by the coding sequence ATGAATGATATTGAGAGGGTCGCTAATAGAATAAAGATCATGAACTCCTATGTTGAGTTCCTTAAAGAACACAGGGCATCAGAAAGAGAACTTTCAGAGGACTACCTCCTGAGATCTGCAATTGAGAGAAACCTCCAGCTTGCCATTGAATCTGCTCTGGATACTGGGGAGATTATTATCTCAATGGAGGATCTTGAAAAGCCCGAGACCTACAGAGACATCATTGAGATCCTTGAAAAGCACAGAATACTTCCACATGAATTTGCAGAGCGATTCTCTGAAGCTGCTGGTCTGAGAAACATTCTTGTCCACATGTATACGGATGTTGACCCTGCCATAATTGCAGAGGTCCTTGCAAACCGCCTTGAAGACTTCGACCTCTATTCAGAGTATATTTTAAGTTTCATTGAAGCCAGATCCTCCAGAAAATCTGAATGA
- a CDS encoding YkvA family protein, translating to MNMEFTDFYDILRENLNSYRGDYDRIVDYAPDLFRLLADLLQSRDIEREDRLMICAAMGYLVAPNDIIPEEIFGPHGYIDDVYLCSVVVDRLAGRMGYRFLEEYWSGDEDLESVVGECISRASEILGDKRTSVLEYTGLR from the coding sequence ATGAATATGGAATTCACAGACTTCTATGATATACTCCGCGAGAACCTCAACAGTTACCGGGGAGACTATGATAGGATTGTTGACTACGCCCCTGACCTCTTCAGGCTACTAGCAGACCTCCTGCAGAGCAGGGATATAGAGAGAGAGGACCGGCTGATGATCTGCGCAGCCATGGGCTACCTTGTGGCCCCCAATGATATAATACCCGAGGAGATATTCGGCCCCCATGGCTACATAGATGACGTCTACCTCTGCTCCGTGGTGGTTGATAGGCTTGCAGGGAGGATGGGTTACCGGTTCCTTGAGGAGTACTGGAGCGGCGACGAGGACCTCGAATCGGTTGTGGGGGAATGCATCTCCAGGGCCTCTGAGATACTGGGTGATAAGAGGACCAGTGTCCTTGAGTACACGGGTCTCAGATGA
- a CDS encoding nuclease-related domain-containing protein → MAYLICENCNHYWQINSEEEFWVFYMCDECGSLLLYVNSLNEYRNLTKSVPESFKRTHTQKKAERYWRLSGMGHWALPLAAITFASGILLLITGLKWAIILVLAGPTIMLLSLAIMRTGEMRGMGWTKGYVGELIVASCLRRLPQGYHIFNDVHLPGAHGNIDHVVVGPTGVYVIETKSYSGNYIVRGDRWFLDDDLRKEEIRSPSIQSKRNAAILKEFLESEDIYVSWVNAIVAFINSSCTIIEDDEYCLIMKPCQIPDHISRSRLMLGEGKVNSIVEVLRKHSSEVW, encoded by the coding sequence ATGGCCTACCTCATATGTGAGAACTGTAACCACTACTGGCAGATCAACTCTGAAGAGGAATTCTGGGTATTCTACATGTGCGACGAGTGCGGGTCACTTCTACTCTACGTTAACAGCCTCAACGAGTACCGTAACCTGACAAAGAGTGTTCCAGAATCCTTTAAGAGGACCCACACCCAGAAGAAGGCTGAGAGGTACTGGAGGCTCTCGGGTATGGGGCACTGGGCCCTCCCTCTGGCTGCAATCACCTTCGCCTCAGGCATACTACTTCTAATCACAGGTCTTAAATGGGCCATAATTCTGGTCCTGGCCGGCCCTACCATCATGTTACTGTCCCTTGCAATCATGAGGACAGGTGAAATGAGGGGTATGGGCTGGACAAAAGGTTATGTGGGTGAACTCATAGTGGCCAGCTGCCTCAGAAGGCTCCCGCAAGGATATCACATCTTCAACGACGTTCACCTGCCAGGTGCCCACGGAAACATCGATCACGTTGTTGTGGGGCCCACAGGGGTCTATGTGATCGAGACAAAATCCTACTCAGGAAACTATATAGTGAGGGGTGACCGCTGGTTCCTGGATGACGACCTCAGGAAGGAGGAGATAAGATCACCATCCATCCAGTCAAAGAGAAATGCCGCCATACTCAAGGAGTTCCTTGAATCAGAGGACATCTACGTCTCATGGGTAAATGCAATTGTGGCATTCATCAACAGCTCCTGCACCATCATCGAGGATGACGAATACTGCCTGATAATGAAGCCCTGCCAGATCCCCGACCACATATCAAGAAGCCGTCTCATGCTCGGTGAGGGTAAGGTGAACAGTATAGTCGAGGTTCTGAGGAAGCACTCCTCAGAGGTCTGGTGA